Proteins found in one Arthrobacter pascens genomic segment:
- a CDS encoding IclR family transcriptional regulator: MAESKVTSKVPAAENTLRILKLLASKRGPMAASSIATSLGLPRSSVYHLLGVMESNGFVLHLHEEQRYGLGISAFELSSAYSRQEPLSRLGRPLLASLVDVIGESAHLAVLHGRDVLYIVEERAKNRPSLVTDVGVRLPSHLTASGRAILAALPKSQVRALYPNAAAFTARHEVEGAIMKYSALSSHLDQVRQRGYATEHGEVTPGFGSIAAAVTDHVGWPTAAVAVTFLEDKLPADQWPALAARVQKVADELSVRIHGRPAK; this comes from the coding sequence ATGGCTGAATCAAAGGTGACATCCAAAGTCCCCGCTGCCGAAAACACCTTGCGAATCCTCAAACTGCTGGCCTCCAAGCGGGGGCCGATGGCGGCGTCGAGCATTGCCACGTCCCTGGGCCTCCCGCGCTCAAGCGTGTACCACCTTCTCGGGGTGATGGAGTCGAATGGGTTTGTGCTCCATCTCCATGAGGAGCAGCGCTACGGGCTGGGGATCAGTGCCTTTGAGCTGAGTTCGGCGTACTCGCGGCAGGAGCCGTTGTCCCGGCTGGGCCGGCCGTTGCTGGCATCCCTGGTGGATGTGATCGGGGAGAGCGCGCATCTGGCGGTGCTCCACGGCCGCGACGTGCTGTACATCGTGGAGGAGCGGGCGAAAAACCGCCCGTCCCTCGTGACCGACGTCGGCGTCCGGCTGCCCAGCCATCTCACCGCGAGCGGCCGGGCCATCCTCGCAGCGCTTCCGAAGTCGCAGGTCCGGGCGCTGTATCCGAACGCTGCGGCCTTCACTGCCCGGCACGAGGTTGAGGGTGCCATCATGAAGTACTCGGCCCTGTCCTCGCACCTGGACCAGGTCCGGCAGCGCGGCTATGCGACGGAACACGGTGAGGTGACGCCCGGCTTCGGCTCCATCGCCGCCGCAGTCACGGACCATGTGGGATGGCCGACGGCGGCAGTCGCCGTGACGTTCCTGGAGGACAAACTGCCGGCTGACCAATGGCCCGCGCTCGCAGCGCGGGTGCAGAAGGTCGCCGACGAGCTTTCGGTCCGGATCCACGGCCGCCCCGCCAAGTAG